The following are encoded in a window of Arctopsyche grandis isolate Sample6627 chromosome 4, ASM5162203v2, whole genome shotgun sequence genomic DNA:
- the LOC143910273 gene encoding uncharacterized protein LOC143910273, producing MAPKPLRDYVLWYNIDAIDTHALLFGEDVAVVLAKPPSSKRQPQQQQPQQQHQQQEYEFDYEFGSPVAAASINHFDTFVASGGGGIGKKGFSVGSGLRSIAQGSADQANTAVANQHAAAKQAAYVAKNTLAQAAAQASATAQAALAGKQVIYSGLEQQVRDAKVALDGETMQLQSAQRAANAAQQSAQQAAHQVNVIQAALNAAQATQENAQQAASEAAGELAAQQAMVGSAKQRLNSLSEQLHGARIDFDATQSAALNAQLSAQQAQSNAAEAAAKAAAAAAAVDAAQAAKAAAAGGAGGAGGAGGHGGAGGHGGHAGAGGAGGSGSSAHYDDYSALAGDDGSIQYGYKLQSNFQYY from the exons CCGTTACGAGATTACGTCTTATGGTATAATATCGATGCAATCGATACTCATGCTTTACTTTTTGGCGAAGATGTCGCCGTTGTGCTGGCTAAGCCTCCATCATCGAAGAGGCAGCCGCAACAGCAGCAACCGCAACAGCAACATCAACAACAAGAATATGAATTCGACTACGAGTTCGGATCTCCAGTAGCTGCAGCTTCGATCAACCACTTCGACACCTTCGTAGCTTCCGGCGGCGGTGGAATCGGAAAGAAAGGCTTCAGTGTAGGCAGTGGACTTAGATCTATCGCTCAAGGATCTGCAGACCAGGCTAATACTGCTGTAGCCAATCAACATGCTGCTGCCAAGCAAGCTGCTTACGTCGCCAAGAACACTTTGGCTCAAGCAGCAGCTCAAGCTTCAGCTACTGCTCAAGCGGCCCTCGCTGGAAAACAGGTGATTTATAGCGGATTAGAACAACAAGTCAGAGACGCTAAAGTAGCATTAGACGGAGAAACTATGCAGCTTCAATCAGCACAAAGGGCGGCTAACGCAGCTCAACAATCAGCCCAACAAGCGGCTCATCAG gtgAATGTGATCCAAGCTGCTCTGAACGCTGCTCAAGCTACCCAAGAAAACGCTCAACAGGCAGCTAGTGAAGCAGCTGGAGAATTGGCCGCTCAACAGGCTATGGTTGGATCAGCTAAACAAAGGCTCAACTCACTTTCCGAACAACTCCATGGTGCAAGAATCGATTTTGACGCCACTCAATCTGCTGCTCTCAATGCCCag CTTTCGGCCCAACAAGCCCAATCTAACGCCGCTGAAGCTGCAGCCAAGGCAGCAGCCGCAGCAGCAGCTGTCGATGCAGCTCAAGCAGCTAAAGCAGCAGCAGCCGGTGGAGCAGGAGGAGCTGGAGGAGCTGGAGGCCATGGAGGAGCTGGAGGCCATGGAGGACATGCTGGAGCTGGTGGAGCCGGAGGATCCGGAAGCTCAGCCCACTACGACGACTACTCTGCTCTTGCCGGAGACGATGGTTCAATCCAATACGGCTACAAGTTACAATCTAACTTCCAATACTATTAA
- the mtg gene encoding mind the gap encodes MATIKFYFGFLLLTIAAISSVRSTCVFDSDFGFKLNCAFKKSSLFRVRNLGGIKAHVGLGFSVGDELGFDQSLSNLDNRRRAVSAVNGSPFINTIASLSSPPQNQKTNNKAPVNKNRLTVRQPSTVAAPTTFGTTTIPTIDNRELHVGRSMNRAPMVVPPFKPIPPANEMVAPTPTKQSYVMYANSNQNPNRIGHTANSNLVNYSASPVRVINQGSNVLSSSISVGNDQVLRTVPAPTMGQYPKFNAMPASISRVSMAALGQANNPGVSVVSSQMYKNTVQVPIAPTMMSKTPSVASFLQNSLALRKSPVYAQQNSNQKIDNMIAYNTVLQNNPNDLYQQKIYAISRATNISVEAIEAAVRLRQNQLISQMINAAKSTSTTTTTTTTTTTTTPRPIIVPQPTNPPQRYYTQAPQQSPASKVMNAPKEYYPVGYDKNYDDNFISKVDLPETSFYCGDQKHFPGLYADEDLGCMVFHVCALTDEGLIMKSFLCPESTLFDQTILKCNWWFYVDCKSSKRLYDSNIPISKSYQLMKALTFFSSYKKESQGGDQSENDAKSSIEENSEGVNNAVKILQTQSKMQLPKIDEFKLSDAVASANIPRVEIVEANKNNRSQVVRASKVFVPVNANEVNALSLGVSEKENISEEKEDSTPKYGKRQKNKSSESSNENIERKETRTEKSTSVERSVRRRRPNVTKDSEETTHKSVENDDANKRHRSERASGEITDELDSTTRASKVEIVEVTSSSVNKVIRPTNSYNSNKTIAMMDQAIIGQTKKDFT; translated from the exons GTAGCGTCAGGTCGACGTGCGTGTTCGATTCGGATTTCGGGTTCAAACTGAACTGCGCTTTCAAAAAGTCCAGCTTATTCAGAGTGAGGAACTTGGGAGGCATCAAGGCACACGTGGGATtag GTTTTAGCGTCGGCGATGAATTGGGTTTCGACCAATCTTTGAGTAATTTGGACAACAGAAGACGAGCAGTTTCAGCTGTAAATGGATCACCCTTCATCAATACAATTGCATCACTAAGTTCTCCCCCTCAAAATCAAAAG ACAAACAACAAAGCTCCAGTGAATAAAAACCGCTTGACTGTGAGGCAACCATCAACTGTTGCAGCTCCGACAACGTTTGGCACTACAACTATACCCACAATAGACAACAGAGAACTACATGTCGGTCGTTCTATGAACAGAGCACCTATGGTCGTACCACCGTTCAAACCAATCCCTCCAGCAAATGAAATGGTGGCACCAACACCTACAAAGCAAAGTTATGTCATGTATGCAAATTCCAATCAAAATCCGAACAGGATCGGCCATACGGCCAATTCGAATCTAGTCAATTATTCAGCATCACCTGTGCGTGTGATTAATCAAGGTTCAAACGTACTGTCATCTAGCATAAGCGTTGGAAACGACCAGGTATTGAGAACAGTACCTGCTCCAACAATGGGACAGTATCCTAAATTCAACGCAATGCCTGCTTCCATCTCTAGAGTATCTATGGCAGCTTTGGGACAAGCTAACAATCCAGGTGTTTCGGTTGTATCGTCTCAGATGTACAAGAACACTGTCCAAGTGCCCATTGCTCCTACAATGATGAGCAAAACTCCAAGTGTTGCTTCGTTCCTGCAGAATTCTCTGGCGTTGAGAAAGTCTCCCGTTTATGCTCAGCAAAATAGCAATCAGAAGATTGATAATATGATTGCTTATAACACGGTTCTTCAAAACAATCCGAACGATTTGTACCAACAGAAGATTTATGCGATATCTAGAGCAACAAATATTTCAGTCGAAGCCATAGAAGCAGCTGTTAGGTTGagacaaaatcaattaatcagtCAAATGATCAATGCTGCTAAATCTACTTCGACTACGACCACTACCACTACTACTACTACAACTACTACTCCAAGACCGATAATAGTCCCTCAACCAACGAATCCACCCCAAag atattaTACACAAGCACCTCAACAATCACCGGCGTCCAAAGTCATGAATGCgcccaaagaatactatcctgTAGGCTATGATAAGAATTATGATGATAATTTCATTTCTAAAGTGGATCTTCCTGAAACTTCCTTCTATTGTGGAGATCAAAAACATTTTCCGGGATTGTACGCAGATGAAGATTTAGGATGCATG gtATTTCATGTATGCGCTTTGACAGATGAAGGTTTGATCATGAAGTCATTCCTCTGTCCCGAATCCACTTTATTCGATCAAACCATTCTAAAATGTAACTGGTGGTTCTACGTAGATTGTAAGAGCTCAAAGAGGTTATATGATTCAAACATCCCAATATCAAAAAGCTACCAGTTAATGAAAGCTTTGACGTTCTTCTCTTCATATAAAAAGGAATCTCAAGGCGGTGATCAGTCTGAAAATGATGCAAAGTCAAGCATTGAAGAGAACAGCGAGGGTGTAAATAATGCTGTGAAAATATTGCAAACTCAATCTAAAATGCAATTGCCAAAAATAGACGAATTCAAACTATCCGATGCTGTAGCAAGTGCCAACATTCCAAGAGTAGAAATTGTTGAAGCGAATAAAAACAACAGATCCCAGGTGGTAAGAGCTAGTAAAGTATTTGTGCCTGTAAATGCAAATGAGGTGAATGCACTATCATTAGGTGTTAGTGAGAAAGAAAATATCTCCGAAGAGAAAGAGGATTCAACTCCGAAGTATGGTAAACGTCAAAAGAACAAGTCTTCGGAaagttcaaatgaaaatattgaacgTAAAGAGACAAGAACAGAAAAGAGCACTAGTGTTGAAAGAAGTGTAAGAAGGAGAAGACCAAATGTTACAAAAGACTCTGAAGAGACTACGCATAAAAGCGTTGAAAATGACGATGCAAATAAAAGGCACAGATCAGAGAGAGCTAGTGGGGAAATAACTGATGAATTAGATAGTACTACAAGAGCTTCAAAAGTTGAAATAGTTGAAGTGACGAGCTCTTCTGTGAATAAAGTTATACGACCGACAAATTCGTATAATTCCAATAAAACGATAGCGATGATGGACCAAGCGATCATCGGCCAGACGAAGAAAGATTTTACATGA